One Torulaspora globosa chromosome 5, complete sequence DNA window includes the following coding sequences:
- the ZPR1 gene encoding zinc finger-containing protein ZPR1 (ancestral locus Anc_5.120): protein MAEESSQIEPKTQEEMLFKPVGETVKEIQEEVDHDGETAQVKLTGASDAMGHPVQEIESLCMNCHQNGVTRLLLTSIPYFRDVVIMSFECPHCGFKNSEIQPASEIQEKGCKYLLKVENAEDFNRQVIKSETATCKFIELDIEIPAKRGQLTTVEGLLSEMIEDLESDQEARKTVDEALYDKIEQFIGKVRDCIACKAGTLPINFVLDDPAGNSWIEYKPGEPQHKWSHSEYLRTDDQNVEVGIITRDQLEQRRREKLQELSNRERNPSESVKAGVANPEFLSDATDIENFNNEVQTFRGSCPSCMHECETHMKPVNIPHFKEVIIMSTRCDSCGYKSNEVKTGGAIPEKGRRITLLCDDPADLSRDILKSESCSLTIPELSVEIQQGTLGGRFTTLEGLLRQVYDELHSRVFSQTSDSMDEQTRERWLSFFSKMKDALDGKIGFTVIMEDPLAGSYIQNVYAPDPDPNMKIEDYERTRQQNEDYGLTDIMVDQQ, encoded by the coding sequence atggCGGAAGAAAGCAGTCAAATTGAGCCCAAAACGCAGGAGGAAATGTTGTTCAAGCCCGTTGGCGAAACAGTCAAGgaaattcaagaagaggtCGATCACGATGGAGAGACAGCTCAGGTAAAGTTGACAGGCGCATCAGACGCTATGGGACATCCCGTTCAGGAAATCGAGTCGCTCTGCATGAACTGCCACCAGAACGGTGTGACAAGATTGCTGCTGACGTCGATCCCATATTTCAGAGACGTTGTGATAATGTCATTCGAATGCCCTCATTGtggtttcaagaattcGGAGATCCAGCCAGCGTCCGAGATCCAGGAGAAGGGCTGCAAATATCTGCTGAAGGTTGAGAATGCGGAGGATTTCAATAGACAAGTGATAAAGTCTGAGACTGCGACATGTAAGTTCATTGAGCTGGATATTGAGATCCCGGCAAAGCGCGGCCAGTTGACGACCGTGGAGGGTCTCCTCAGTGAAATGATAGAAGATTTGGAATCTGACCAGGAAGCCAGAAAAACAGTCGATGAAGCTCTGTACGACAAGATTGAGCAGTTTATAGGCAAGGTGAGAGACTGCATCGCGTGCAAGGCCGGTACGTTGCCGATCAATTTTGTTCTCGACGATCCAGCTGGTAACTCCTGGATTGAGTACAAGCCGGGCGAACCGCAACATAAGTGGTCTCACTCAGAGTATCTGAGAACAGACGATCAGAATGTAGAGGTTGGAATCATCACGAGAGATCAGCTTGAGCAGCGTCGCAGAGAAAAACTGCAGGAGCTGTCGAATCGCGAGAGAAATCCTTCCGAGTCTGTCAAAGCTGGCGTTGCGAATCCAGAATTCCTTTCAGATGCCACAGATATCGAAAATTTTAACAATGAAGTGCAAACATTTAGAGGCTCATGCCCTTCATGTATGCACGAATGCGAGACTCATATGAAGCCCGTCAACATTCCTCacttcaaagaagtgaTCATCATGTCCACGAGGTGTGATAGCTGTGGCTATAAATCTAACGAGGTCAAGACCGGTGGTGCTATCCCAGAGAagggaagaagaataaCGTTGTTGTGTGACGATCCAGCAGATCTCTCCCGTGATATACTGAAATCAGAATCTTGTTCCTTGACCATACCTGAACTGAGCGTTGAAATTCAGCAGGGTACTCTTGGCGGCAGATTCACAACCCTGGAAGGTCTGCTGAGACAAGTATACGATGAGTTACATTCAAGAGTCTTTTCACAAACTTCGGACTCAATGGATGAGCAGACCAGGGAACGTTGGTTATCGTTCTTCAGCAAAATGAAAGATGCTCTAGATGGTAAAATTGGATTCACCGTTATCATGGAAGATCCTCTAGCGGGATCTTACATCCAAAACGTGTACGCTCCAGACCCAGATCCAAACATGAAGATCGAGGACTACGAGAGAACCAGGCAACAAAACGAGGATTATGGATTAACAGACATCATGGTCGACCAGCAGTAA
- the SLI1 gene encoding N-acetyltransferase (ancestral locus Anc_5.119) — MVPKTDSKRKLSSYEKFHYDRSRLNLHSCFYLGIELNELPEKRLICHALKETIANHPQLHQTIAIDPEDNQPYIKNIDRVLKFDDVADYVPFAYTEDSINQLFRDRKFPYCVEEPLWKLLILENDKKCLLLLDHTLFDGMSALAFWKSFMKSLPDEAEESDDDLWAPSQESSSQECHPYERWPTTWGSVCKALLVGALFKLCPSAVLAVGRDQLRFKNYQFPDGLFVDNGSIGRSRYHIRNDNCQQTLQIEPGRLRDLLSACKRHGVSLTSFLAALLAISMDKCLEQDCYTGSYLKIDVPMNTRKACAEVLNIPENSMTMGNYVAPTELRYNLRTTDDVWQTAKRLCKVLKSQTTTDVISTINNVRLLDVADTAKFIEEKLKAGGPSGTFEITNLGAQDFCRGSNDRFLVENAVFNEPQSISDVFTCSIISTPLGGLSCCLSYPRAIKRSIEPCIDNLKEFLDQRRFI, encoded by the coding sequence ATGGTGCCAAAGACGGATTCgaagagaaagctttcttcatatGAGAAGTTCCATTACGATAGAAGTCGACTCAACTTACATTCATGCTTTTACCTAGGCATCGAGCTCAATGAACTGCCGGAGAAACGGCTGATTTGCCATGCTTTAAAAGAGACAATAGCTAATCATCCTCAGCTTCACCAAACTATTGCCATTGACCCAGAAGACAACCAACCGTATATCAAGAATATCGACAGAGTGCTTAAGTTTGATGACGTCGCCGATTATGTGCCATTCGCTTACACAGAAGACAGCATCAACCAGCTCTTCCGCGATCGCAAGTTCCCTTATTGTGTTGAAGAACCGTTATGGAAGTTGCTCATACTGGAAAATGATAAGAAATGTTTGTTACTACTAGACCACACTTTGTTTGATGGGATGTCTGCACTGGCCTTCTGGAAATCATTCATGAAATCTTTGCCTGACGAAGCGGAGGAATCCGACGATGATCTTTGGGCTCCAAGCCAGGAGTCATCTAGCCAAGAATGCCATCCCTACGAACGGTGGCCAACCACTTGGGGATCAGTGTGTAAGGCGCTGCTCGTTGGCGCCTTGTTCAAGTTGTGTCCAAGCGCCGTACTGGCTGTAGGAAGAGATCAACTTCGTTTCAAGAACTACCAGTTTCCCGATGGCTTATTTGTTGACAATGGATCCATCGGACGGTCACGGTACCATATACGAAACGACAATTGCCAACAGACTCTCCAAATAGAGCCAGGTCGTTTGAGAGATCTCTTATCGGCCTGCAAGCGTCATGGTGTTTCATTGACATCGTTTTTGGCGGCATTGCTTGCAATTTCCATGGATAAATGTCTTGAGCAAGACTGTTATACTGGTTCATATTTGAAAATTGATGTACCTATGAATACAAGAAAGGCATGTGCAGAGGTCTTGAATATCCCAGAAAACTCAATGACGATGGGCAACTATGTTGCTCCAACGGAGCTACGGTATAATCTTCGCACTACGGATGATGTCTGGCAGACAGCCAAGCGCCTTTGCAAGGTCTTGAAAAGCCAAACTACGACCGACGTCATATCAACGATCAACAATGTCAGATTACTGGACGTCGCCGATACAGCCAAGTTCATAGAAGAAAAGCTCAAGGCTGGTGGGCCGTCGGGGACTTTTGAAATAACGAACCTTGGTGCCCAAGATTTTTGCAGAGGTTCGAATGATCGGTTCCTAGTGGAGAATGCGGTGTTCAATGAGCCCCAAAGTATCTCCGACGTTTTCACTTGTTCCATAATCTCAACTCCGCTAGGAGGGCTTTCCTGCTGTTTAAGCTACCCAAGAGCGATCAAGAGAAGCATAGAGCCCTGCATAGACAATCTCAAAGAATTCTTGGACCAGAGAAGGTTCATTTAA